The Lathyrus oleraceus cultivar Zhongwan6 chromosome 5, CAAS_Psat_ZW6_1.0, whole genome shotgun sequence genome includes the window tttagCTTCTCAACCTGCTAATTTTTCTGATATCCGATGTGATATTCCCGAGCTCAGAGGAGTTAACTATAAGGTGTGGAAGGAAAGAATTCTCCTCCATCTAGGATGGATGAACATAGATTATGCTATTAGGAAAGACGAACCACCTGCAATTATAGATGAAAGTACTCCAGCTGCAATCGCACTATATGAGCGGTGGGAGAGATCCAACCGGCTCAGTGTGATGTTCATTAAGACTAAGGTCACGGGTGGAATACGTGGTTCTGTCGATCAGCATGAGAATGTTTGTGATTTGCTGAAAGCCATTGACGATCAGTTCGTCACTTCTGAAAAGGCTTTGGCAAGCACATTAATTATGAAATTTTCCTCCTACCGACTCATCAGTGTGAAAGGTGTGCGTGAGCACATAATGAAAATGTGTGACATTTCAGCTCAACTTAAGAAACTTGAGGTTGATATGTCTGACTCCTTCCTGGTGCACTATATTCTGAACTCTCTTTCGTTTGAGTATGGGCCTTTCAAGATCTCCTACAATACATATAAAGACAAATGGTCAATCAATGAATTAATGACCATGTGTGTTCAGGAAGAAGAAATGCTTATAATGGAACAGAGTGAGAGTGCATTGCTGACAAGCACTCGCGGGAAGAACAAAGCTTTCAAAACTGACAAGTCACAAGTCAATCAAAAAGGGAAGTGAGCGGACTTTCCTATCAGGAAGCAGGATGGGCTCACATGTGGAAGCTATTGGaacttgcaatttaattttgaataatggttttgttttgaaattagaaaagaccttttatgtaccaagtttctcacgaaacttgatttcagtttctagacttgtaccttttggatattcctttaattttaaagacacattatttgaattattttataattcGGAATATGTTTGGAATGGTATATTGTTTGATGGTCTTTATCGTATTAATTTACAAATCGAATCCATTTATAGTTCAATGCATGTTCAAACTGGCACTAAGCGGTGTAACATTAATGAGAATTCTTCTATGTTATGGCGTCGGAGATTAGGACATATCTCCATAGAAAGAATTAAAAGGTTAGTAAAAGATGGGGTACTTAATACTCTAGATTTTGCTGACTTTGAAACTTGTGTTGACTGCATTAAGGGAAAGCAGACCAATATGTCTAAGAAAGGTGCCAATAGAAGTTCAAGtatattagaaataattcataCAAACATATGTTGTCCTGATATGGATGCACATGGTCAAAAatatttcatcactttcatagatgattactcacgatatatgaatatttatttgcttaacaataaatatgaagcattggatgccttcaaagtctttaaggctgaagttgagaaccagtgtggaaaacaaataaagataGTGAGATCAGATCAGGGTGGTGAATACTATGGTAGATATACTGAGAGTGGACAAGCACCTGGTCCATTTTCTaagtttcttcaagaacatgGGATGGTTGCCCAATACACCATGCCCGGTTCTCCGAACCAAAAGGTGTTGCAGAAAGAAGAAACCGAACATTATTGAACATGATGCGGAGTATGCTTAGCAACTATAATCTTCCTAAATCATTGTGGAATGAAGCACTAAAGACGGTTGTGTATATTCTAAACTGGGTTCCATCCAAGGCTGTCCAAAAGACACCATTTGAGTTATTTAAAGGATGGAAGCCGAGTTTACGACATATGCGCGTTTGGGGATGTCCGTCTGAGGTGAGGATTTATAACCCACAAGAAAAGAAACTAGATCCGAGGACCATTAGTGGGTATTTCATTGGATATGCCAAAAGGTCTAAAGGTTATAGATTTTATTGTCCATCTCATACAACTAGGATTATGGAGTCAAGAAATTCAAAGTTTCTTGAAAATCATTTGACTAGTGGGAGCGATCAAATTAAAAATTCAATTTCTGTGCATGATCATATAGAGTATGAACCTTCCACTTCAAGTAATAGATTGGTTACTATTTACAACATCCCTCAAGTTCAAATGGATGTTGATCAACCAATCATCGAGACTCCACAAGCTACTGATGATCCAGTAAATCAAGTTGGTCATCAAGATGATGAACAATTAGTTGAACAACAAGATCCACAAGAAaatgttgatcaaacattaagAAGATCTACTAGGACAAAAAAATCAGCTATTCCTAATGATTACATTGTGTATTTACAAGAATCTGACTATAATGTTGGAGCTGAGAATGATCCTGAGAGCTTTAGACAAGCCATGAGTTGCAAATAGTCAAATTTGTGGTATGATGCCATGAATGATGAAATGAATTCCATGAAAAACAACGACATATGGGATCTTGTAGAGTTACCTAATGGGGCAAAGGACATTGGTTGTAAATGGGTCTTTAAAACCAAGAAATATTCATTAAGCaacattgagagatacaaggcCAGACTCGTTGCTAACGGATTTACTCAAAAGAAGGGAATCAATTACACTGATACTTTTTCTCCTGCATCTAAGAAAGATTCTCTTCGTGTCATCTCGGCATTAGTTGCATAAGTTTGACCTTGAGTTgcatcaaatggatgtgaaaacaTCCTTTCTTAATGGTGATTTAGAGGAGGAGGTTTATATGAAACAACCTGAAGGTTTCTCTTCTAATAGTGGTGAATATTTGGTTTGCAAGCTTAAGAGATCCatatatggtttaaaacaagccTCTCGTCAATGGTATCTTAAATTCCATGAAATGATATCTTCATTTGGGTTTATTGAAAACCCTATGGATTAATGTATATACCAGAAGGTCACTGGGAGTAAAATTTGTTTTCTCATtttgtatgtggatgacatactACTTGCAACCAATGATAAAGGTTTTCTACATGAGGTGAAACAATTCCTCTCTAAAAACTTTGATATGAAGGATATGGGTGAGGCATCTTATGTCATTGGCATTAAGATCCACAGAGATAGACTTCGAGGAATTTTGGGTCTATCACAAGAAACCTACATCAATAAAGTTTTAGAGAGATTTAGAATGAAAGATTGTTCACCAAGTGTTGCACCCGTTGTCAAGGGCGATAGATTTAATTTGAATCAATACCCTAAGAATGATTTTGAGCGGgaacaaatgaagaacattccatatgcttctgttgttggaagtcttatgtatgctcaagtatgcacaaggcccgacattgcatttgctgttggaATCTTAGGAAGATATCAGAGTAATCCAGGTATGGATCACTAGAAAGCTGCAAAGAAGATGTTGATatatcttaaaggaacaaaagatTACATGCTAATGTATAGGCAGACGGACAATCTTGATGTGATCGGCTATTCAGACTCCGACTTTGCTGGTTGTGTTGATTCTCGCAAATCAACATCAGGATATATTTTTTTGATGGTTGATGGAGCTATTTCATGGAGAAGTACTAAGCAAACCTTGGTTGCTACTTCTACTATGGAAGTTGAGTTTGTATCCTGTTTTGAGGCTACTTCTCATGGTGTATGGCTTAAGAGTTTTATTTCTGGGCTTAGAATCATGGATTCTATTTCTAAATCTCTAGAGATTTTTTGCGATAATTCAGCAGCTCTCTTTATGGCTAAGAACAATAAAAGTGGaagtcgaagcaagcacatcgacaTAAAGTATTTAGCCATTAGAGAAAGAGTTAAAGATAAAATAGTAGTTATTAATAACATTAGTACTAATTTAATGATCGCTTATCCTTTGACTAAGGGCATGCCACCAATAAAATTTAAGGATCATGTAGAGAACATGGGACTTGGGTCCTCCTTATGATTGTATACATACAGTTTATTAATAAAACTCTTATATTGTGATGTTTTCTCATTTTCATGCACACATCAGTTTGAGAAAATATGTTACATCTGGACCAAGAGTAAACATTGGTTTATTCATCAAGTTAGTTACCACATTACATATATATACTTGAAAATAGACATGTTGTAATACATAGATGAGACTACTCGCTTTAAGAGGGACTATCTCTATGATTCACATATTTATTTCTTGAGTAAATTTTCCATGACTCATTTATGCCAATAATCAGTTCTATGGACCAAGTGGGAGAATGTAAcggtttcttatttttattataataattattaataataaaccaattttaatgtggtccataattttgggattttggttctgaaaagggtatgatttattttggttttaatgtaaattgatatgaccatttaatttggtggtaatgagttttaatggctttaaattcttgatggtagaatcaagcctataaatagtctttggtcCCCAAAGCTTTCTCTCATCACAAAAGAAATACACCATCTATATTGAGAGAGAAAGAGCTTGGAAGACTCAAAGACATTGCACTCACAACACTGCAACAATGGTTGGAGGTAAAATCTCTAATTCTTCTTTTGTTATCAGGAACATAGgatcaatatatatattaatctaACAAGTAGATAACAATAGAAAGACAAAAAGAAacttgggggggggggggatcTACCTTTTATAAAGAAGTCGGTCGATAATCAACAGTCCAGACCAAAGGCAAAAGAAACATCCAAGGGTAGCGAGACGACTATCCCATCAAGAAGAGCGAAGAGCCGAAAGCACTCAAGTGCCCTAAGAAGGAAAACCATACCTTAGCCTGTTCTCTAAGGGTTCTGTGCTAGGAGCAACAAGGGAAACATTTCGATGATAGAAATGCATTTAATGTATTTGTTCCCCACTACTTTTTTAACTAACTTCAAACGCTTCACTTTTAGTTCAAATATGACAACATCCTCGGATAAAGACTTCCCCGACTCCTTAAGCGTCCGACAAGCCTTGGGAACAACTGTTATAGGTCGGTCAAATGCCTAAATGACTATGATGCAAATCAACTTCAATCCACTCTATATGACCAAAGACATAAAAGTCATCTCACATGAAAAATAAGATACATTTTATAATATCCAATTTTCACCACAACCATCTTGAATCTTAAATTGACTAAGGCAGTGGAGTACTAATCTTGAAGGTTCACTTTCGTGCCGCCGTATCGGAGATCAACACTATCAATTCAAAATTTCTCACCAATTATTTCTGGTTcccaaatatatatatatatatatatatatatatatatatatatatatatatatatatatatatatatatatatatatatatatatatatatatatatatatattatcatGGATCACGAAGAATCCTAAGATTTAATAATAAATCACAACCCGTACTAAATCTCCATGATCGGTGGAACCCTAAGATTACATCAAACGAACCATAATAAAACACAACTTGTACTAAATCTCCATGACCGGTGGATTTAAAATGGCAAGGCCTTTTGGTATTGAGCATGTGGTCGATctcaaataaaaattaaaataaatttaaaaatttgATTTCACTTAAATTTGCAAAAACAATTCTATAAAATTGCACATATATTCAAAATAAAATTCTTACTTTATTTAATTAAGTTGAAATGTATGGTCGTCCGATAAAATATAATCTTCTACTATTTATGTTATTAAATTTTAAGTATACTAGtttgttggtgcaaaggtagaatgaatggaaatattctattaagagaatgacggctacaaaacatgataaaagttacaatgattatcaccctatttataagctaaaactagggttactagaataggataaaatactaaaataccctctaacaaacttaggggctaagaaaatagtacaattaataaatatgaattacttctaataccatcccttaattcatattccatcaaaacttgtaacaccaattccatcccttaatctgagaaattgatcagtcttgatagctttcgtcagaacatctgccaactgtttctgagtgttgcagtgtacaacttctaacactcccctctgaacttgatgtctcagaaaatgatacttggtctcaatgtgcttgcttctcccatgcaacactgggtttctggcaagattgattgcagacttgttgtcaatcatcagcttcagaggtttgtttactttaatcttcagatcctgcaataaattcagaatccacacagcttggcatgcagtaacagcacctgcaatgtattcagcttcacaagttgacaacgccacaacaggttgcttcttggaacaccaagaaatgagacctcccagaaatttgaataagtacccagacgtacttcttctgtcaactctgtctccacaccaatcagaatctgaataactcagaagttctgactcatcctttcttccagaaggaaataatactccatacttcagagttcccttgatatacctcagaatcctgacagcagcttggtaatgggaccacttaggtttactcatgaacctactaaccatcccaactgaatagcaaatatcaggtttggtattgcacaaatacctcagagaaccaaccaactgtttgaaggttgtagcgtccacatcctttccatcagagtcagaatccagtttctgatttgtatcagaaggtgtgacagcaatcttacaattcttcagattaaatctcttcagaagttctaattcatacttgagctgatgcaaaataatacctttctcagagtatctgaatttcatccctagaaagtatgtcattttgcctagatcagtcatttcgaattcaatcatcagaactttcttgaacttggctatctcctgttcagaacttccagtcagcagtatatcatcaacatataaacataccagagtcatatttccttcagaagtatgctgaacatagacaccgtactccatctcacatttctgaaagccttgcttcttgaaaaatgaatcaatcttctgattccaagctctgggcgcttgtttcaatccatatagagctttgtataatctgtacaccatcccttcctgattctttttcacaaatccaggaggttgtgacacgtaaacttcttcttctaatggaccgttcagaaatgcagattttacatctaaatgcatcagaggccaattcctgttagcagctattgcaatcaccattctgattgtttcatgtcttgctacaggtgcaaacacttcagagtaatccagcccaggtttctgtaaaaatcctctggctaccaaccttgctttatgtttgccaattgaaccatctggctttaacttctgcttgaaaacccatctgacgctgatggctttcttgtcttttggaagttctgtcagcttccaagtcttgtttctctctatagcatcaagttcttctttcatggcctttagccagagcttctgcttaagagcctcttctgtacttatgggttcaaagtctactaacatggcacactgaataacttctccttcagagtctacttcagtgtcttgcagcatgtcaaattctgcatatcttctggggatgtttctgattctttgtggtctctgaacttgttcagagtcttgagcttcagagtttctagcttcagacggttgacttcctccagagctttgaccatcttcagggtctggcatatttccagagtctgaattgccaccagaatctggattaccatcagagtctgggtcatcagagtcaccttcatcttctgagtcttctccagagtcagaatcactatcagaatcagaatcaacgtcagagtttactccaacttcataaattcttaactctgacctttcttcagaagttctaacatcagtatcagattgagacttatcccaattccaaagttctgattccttcacaatcacatctctgttgaattcaattttgttggtttctggacaatagagcttgtatgcacctgtactgtggtaccctatcagaatcatcactttgcttctatcatccagcttctgtcttctggcttctggaacatgtttatagcaaacagaaccaaacaccttcagatgactgacactttgcttatctccagtccacttctgtattggaactatttccttcaacttcttcgtag containing:
- the LOC127080357 gene encoding uncharacterized protein LOC127080357 gives rise to the protein MKPTSPFRAILQVSLNGQPKLHGIHAASQPANFSDIRCDIPELRGVNYKVWKERILLHLGWMNIDYAIRKDEPPAIIDESTPAAIALYERWERSNRLSVMFIKTKVTGGIRGSVDQHENVCDLLKAIDDQFVTSEKALASTLIMKFSSYRLISVKGVREHIMKMCDISAQLKKLEVDMSDSFLVHYILNSLSFEYGPFKISYNTYKDKWSINELMTMCVQEEEMLIMEQSESALLTSTRGKNKAFKTDKSQVNQKGK